A region from the uncultured Draconibacterium sp. genome encodes:
- a CDS encoding glycoside hydrolase family 97 protein: MKTLFLMVMLTAFSFLLSAKDYTLESPSGKVQIKVAIADQISYSVLLDDRVIIAPSQISMEISDGTIWGKDAKVRKAKTTSVSQEITPVVQRKYAKIQHEYKQLTLNFKDYSLQFRAYDEGAAYRWVSAKDGEYKVNSELASFVFPNDCGLWFPEEESMYSHQEREYLREKLSNIGTERFASTGLLVDCGNGVKTYISESNLMDYPGMFLRGCNKNDKALVGKFAGVVLESEQTSDRDVKPTKYANYIAECKGPREFPWRAMVISENDAQLVQSELIYKLAPECKIENTNWIKPGKVAWDWWNANNIYGVDFVAGVNTQTYKYYIDFASEYGLEYIILDEGWYVLSDIMQLEKDMDVKALIDYGKEKNVEVILWVVWKALDDKLEEALDQFQAWGAAGIKIDFMQRDDQWMVNFYEKIAAECAKRELLVDYHGAYKPSGLDRAYPNVISYEGVKGLENAKWSNLPDPEHNVTLPFTRMVAGAMDFTPGAMINRNKTNFNDVFTQPMSPGTRCHQLAMYPVFESPLQMLADNPSNYYREPECMEFLSAVPSVWDDTKVLAAKVSDYIAVARRSGDTWYVGAMTDWDARELELNMDFLGEGTYTIKVWKDGLNADKHASDFAQETLEVTSSSTVKVKMAPGGGWAAIIKKK, translated from the coding sequence ATGAAAACCTTATTTTTAATGGTCATGCTTACCGCCTTTAGCTTCTTGCTTTCGGCAAAAGATTACACGCTTGAATCCCCTTCGGGAAAAGTACAAATTAAAGTAGCCATCGCAGATCAAATCTCCTATTCGGTTTTATTGGATGATCGAGTGATAATTGCTCCGTCGCAGATTTCGATGGAAATTAGTGATGGTACGATATGGGGAAAAGATGCCAAAGTACGTAAAGCCAAAACCACATCGGTTTCGCAGGAAATTACGCCGGTGGTTCAACGCAAATACGCCAAAATCCAGCATGAATACAAGCAGTTGACACTCAACTTTAAGGACTACTCCTTACAGTTCAGAGCTTACGATGAAGGCGCTGCTTACCGCTGGGTTTCTGCCAAAGACGGAGAATATAAAGTTAATAGCGAATTGGCGAGCTTTGTGTTTCCAAACGATTGCGGGCTTTGGTTTCCGGAAGAGGAAAGCATGTACTCGCACCAGGAACGCGAATACCTGCGCGAAAAACTTTCGAACATCGGGACCGAGCGTTTTGCTTCAACAGGTTTGTTGGTTGATTGCGGAAACGGCGTTAAAACATACATCTCGGAATCGAACCTGATGGACTACCCCGGTATGTTTTTGCGGGGTTGCAATAAAAACGATAAAGCACTTGTTGGAAAATTTGCAGGCGTGGTTTTAGAAAGCGAGCAAACCAGCGACCGCGATGTAAAACCAACAAAGTATGCCAACTACATTGCCGAATGCAAGGGACCACGCGAGTTCCCCTGGCGGGCAATGGTAATTTCGGAAAACGACGCCCAATTGGTACAAAGCGAACTGATTTACAAACTGGCACCCGAGTGCAAAATTGAAAACACCAACTGGATAAAACCCGGCAAAGTAGCCTGGGACTGGTGGAATGCCAATAATATTTACGGGGTTGACTTTGTAGCCGGTGTAAACACTCAGACTTATAAATATTACATCGATTTTGCATCGGAATACGGATTAGAATACATTATTCTTGACGAGGGCTGGTATGTGCTTTCGGATATAATGCAGTTAGAGAAAGACATGGATGTAAAAGCACTAATCGACTACGGGAAAGAAAAAAATGTTGAAGTTATTCTTTGGGTGGTATGGAAAGCATTGGATGACAAACTGGAGGAAGCATTGGATCAGTTTCAGGCATGGGGTGCTGCCGGTATAAAAATTGACTTTATGCAACGCGACGACCAGTGGATGGTAAATTTTTACGAAAAAATTGCTGCCGAATGTGCCAAACGCGAGCTGCTGGTTGATTACCACGGTGCCTACAAGCCGAGTGGCCTGGACCGGGCCTACCCAAATGTGATTTCGTACGAAGGGGTGAAAGGCCTTGAAAATGCCAAATGGAGCAACCTACCCGACCCCGAGCACAATGTAACACTGCCGTTTACACGTATGGTTGCCGGGGCTATGGACTTTACTCCGGGAGCAATGATTAACCGAAACAAAACAAACTTTAACGATGTGTTTACCCAGCCCATGAGCCCCGGAACCCGTTGTCATCAGTTGGCGATGTACCCAGTTTTTGAAAGCCCGCTGCAAATGCTGGCCGATAATCCATCGAACTACTACCGCGAACCAGAGTGTATGGAATTTCTTTCGGCAGTGCCATCGGTGTGGGACGATACCAAAGTGCTGGCAGCAAAAGTTAGCGATTACATTGCCGTGGCACGTCGCTCGGGAGACACATGGTACGTGGGGGCCATGACCGACTGGGACGCGCGCGAACTGGAACTAAACATGGATTTTTTGGGAGAAGGAACTTACACCATAAAAGTGTGGAAAGATGGCCTTAACGCCGATAAACATGCCAGCGATTTTGCGCAGGAAACACTGGAAGTAACCTCATCGTCAACAGTAAAAGTTAAAATGGCACCCGGTGGTGGCTGGGCGGCTATAATAAAGAAGAAGTAA
- a CDS encoding DUF559 domain-containing protein, protein MKSSYNKNLKHLSQKLRKQGTKGEAILWRDVLKARQMNGHQFNRQFIIKDYIVDFVCRKLKLIIEIDGYSHFVKSEEDYIRQSELEKLGFTFLRFTEAMVIFRIDEVVTEIDYAVSCLEEQSGKTGKPD, encoded by the coding sequence ATGAAATCCTCCTACAACAAAAATTTAAAACATCTGTCTCAAAAACTCCGCAAACAAGGAACTAAAGGAGAAGCCATTCTGTGGCGAGATGTATTGAAAGCACGACAGATGAACGGACATCAATTTAACCGCCAATTTATTATTAAGGATTACATTGTTGACTTCGTTTGCCGAAAACTAAAGCTTATAATTGAAATTGATGGGTATTCGCATTTTGTAAAATCAGAGGAGGACTATATTCGACAAAGCGAGTTGGAAAAACTGGGTTTTACATTTTTACGTTTTACTGAAGCAATGGTAATCTTTCGAATTGATGAAGTTGTGACTGAAATTGATTATGCTGTTAGTTGTTTGGAGGAACAATCTGGGAAGACAGGTAAACCAGACTAA
- a CDS encoding carboxypeptidase-like regulatory domain-containing protein, with protein sequence MESFLFYIGKVALGAGALYLLYLALFQHQKHFVFNRIYLPVSLALSFLIPLITFTRIKYIQPPMVNAANSFAYLPETAVASGQPFALQWFHYLLGIYLLGIVVFAVHLLLGHLKAIKIIRFSYLKELFGAEVNLTKKDVHPFSFFRRIVVSEKTLDNPNLEVIVNHEMVHVRENHTLDILFAEILFLFQWFNPFAWLLKAAIRDNLEYLTDDQITKNNNAEAYQMAMVGLAHKKGVAPFLTALNGSQLKNRIIMMKKKTENRYSLLKQLVVLPMLAILVMGLSNKEVKTEFVQAKKNVQIIVDGVVIPQDHPDLKNIDFSEGIDGAEITKALGIEDNVVSNGIDIKENGEPSVFYVRTSDYVEGTNADFDQLTAETTISEITVKGKITNDKGEPIPAVAVLIEGSTTGTLSDMQGNYEIRVANKDAVLVFNMLGYEFKKVPANKEKINVVLTRSDIDSQQSAYGVAVSPKLKVSGKVTNEKGEAIVAAAVLVKGSNVGTITDLSGNYEIKTDANQTLVFSMIGYQAKEVKINGEKAIDVSLIADGSGSDDEIKIIGPGKKKDITIDVHSMKITNEDGEAPLYILDGKEIGKVEEISAEELESISVLKDESATTLYGEKGKNGVIIFTTKERGKNKMRNAVLIKDGKKYDGEVSDIDAESIESINILKGESAIEKYGPAAKDGAIVIKSKNAAKIEGAPLVYVDGIKYEGEMDDIKPEDIESISVLKDATAVVRFGAEAKDGVILITTKSAEITSVIELRKFIAKRIKYPLDLRNANQEGVSKVYVELSENGSITNVGTEKTDGATKVDEVVVVAYKPTDNIGSTVIDAQEKFDTEARRVLSTLPRLKIDEFKGKKLEFTVKFMLQ encoded by the coding sequence ATGGAAAGTTTCTTGTTTTATATCGGGAAGGTGGCACTTGGGGCAGGCGCATTGTATTTGCTGTACCTGGCGTTGTTTCAACACCAGAAACATTTTGTGTTTAACCGCATTTATTTGCCGGTTTCTTTGGCATTAAGTTTTTTAATTCCGCTAATTACGTTTACCCGAATTAAGTATATTCAGCCGCCGATGGTAAATGCAGCCAATAGTTTTGCCTACCTACCCGAAACAGCAGTAGCATCCGGGCAACCATTTGCACTCCAGTGGTTTCATTACCTGCTGGGAATTTATTTGCTTGGAATAGTAGTGTTTGCTGTTCATTTACTGCTGGGGCACCTCAAAGCCATAAAAATTATACGCTTTAGCTACTTAAAAGAATTGTTTGGTGCCGAAGTAAACCTAACGAAAAAAGATGTGCACCCTTTTTCGTTTTTTAGGCGAATTGTAGTTTCGGAGAAAACGCTTGACAACCCCAACCTTGAAGTAATTGTAAACCACGAAATGGTGCATGTAAGAGAAAATCACACACTCGATATTCTTTTTGCCGAAATTCTTTTTCTGTTTCAGTGGTTTAATCCCTTTGCGTGGTTGCTAAAAGCGGCCATTCGCGATAACCTGGAATACCTTACCGATGACCAAATAACGAAAAACAATAATGCCGAAGCTTACCAAATGGCCATGGTGGGTTTAGCGCATAAAAAAGGAGTGGCTCCCTTTTTGACTGCGCTTAACGGCTCTCAATTAAAAAACAGAATTATTATGATGAAAAAGAAAACAGAAAACCGGTACAGCCTGCTGAAACAGTTGGTTGTGCTGCCCATGCTGGCCATTTTGGTAATGGGTTTGTCGAACAAAGAGGTGAAAACTGAATTTGTTCAGGCCAAAAAAAATGTTCAGATTATTGTCGACGGAGTAGTGATTCCACAAGATCATCCTGACCTGAAAAACATTGATTTCTCTGAAGGAATTGATGGGGCCGAAATTACCAAAGCTTTAGGAATTGAAGACAATGTAGTTTCGAATGGTATCGATATTAAAGAGAATGGCGAACCTTCGGTGTTTTATGTTCGCACCAGCGATTATGTGGAGGGCACCAATGCTGATTTTGACCAGCTGACCGCCGAAACTACCATTTCTGAAATTACTGTTAAAGGAAAAATTACCAACGACAAAGGCGAACCAATTCCGGCAGTGGCCGTGCTCATTGAAGGTAGCACCACAGGAACCCTATCAGACATGCAGGGTAATTACGAGATTAGAGTTGCCAACAAAGATGCAGTACTCGTTTTTAATATGTTGGGTTATGAGTTTAAAAAAGTTCCGGCTAACAAAGAAAAAATAAATGTGGTGTTAACCAGAAGCGATATCGATTCGCAGCAATCGGCATACGGAGTTGCTGTTTCACCAAAACTGAAGGTAAGCGGTAAAGTTACCAACGAAAAAGGCGAGGCAATAGTGGCTGCTGCTGTTTTGGTAAAAGGTTCTAACGTTGGAACCATTACCGATCTTTCAGGCAACTACGAAATAAAAACAGATGCAAACCAAACGCTGGTCTTCTCAATGATTGGCTATCAGGCAAAAGAGGTGAAAATAAACGGAGAGAAAGCAATTGATGTAAGCTTGATTGCTGATGGAAGTGGCTCGGACGATGAAATTAAAATTATTGGTCCCGGAAAGAAAAAGGACATTACCATTGATGTACATAGTATGAAAATTACGAATGAAGACGGGGAGGCTCCCTTGTACATTCTGGATGGGAAAGAGATAGGAAAAGTAGAAGAAATTTCGGCAGAAGAGCTCGAGTCGATTTCGGTATTAAAAGACGAGAGTGCAACAACCCTTTACGGCGAAAAGGGCAAGAACGGTGTTATAATTTTTACCACTAAAGAGCGCGGAAAAAATAAAATGCGCAATGCCGTGCTTATAAAAGACGGTAAAAAATACGACGGCGAAGTTAGCGATATCGATGCCGAAAGCATTGAGTCGATCAATATACTAAAGGGCGAATCGGCTATCGAAAAATATGGCCCGGCTGCAAAAGATGGTGCCATTGTAATAAAATCGAAAAACGCTGCCAAAATTGAAGGAGCACCACTTGTTTATGTTGACGGCATAAAGTACGAAGGCGAAATGGATGATATTAAGCCCGAGGATATCGAATCAATTTCAGTTTTAAAAGATGCCACAGCAGTGGTAAGGTTTGGCGCTGAAGCCAAAGATGGGGTGATATTGATTACCACCAAATCGGCTGAAATTACTTCGGTAATAGAACTGCGAAAGTTTATTGCTAAACGAATAAAATATCCGCTTGATTTGCGCAATGCCAACCAGGAGGGGGTAAGCAAAGTTTATGTTGAGCTTAGCGAAAACGGTAGTATAACGAATGTTGGTACTGAAAAAACAGATGGAGCAACTAAAGTGGATGAGGTGGTTGTGGTTGCCTACAAACCAACCGATAATATTGGGTCGACTGTTATTGATGCACAAGAAAAATTTGATACCGAGGCCAGACGGGTGCTGTCGACCTTACCCCGGTTGAAGATTGATGAATTTAAAGGCAAAAAGCTGGAGTTTACCGTAAAATTTATGCTGCAATAA
- a CDS encoding BlaI/MecI/CopY family transcriptional regulator codes for MKKLTKKEEELMKILWKLEKAFVKDIVELYPEPKPHYNTISSLVRLLQDKGVIGFKQYGNTYQYFPLISKEDYRRSFMNQVVSDYFDNSYKSAVAFFVKEKNLSEEEIDELVKLIKDKK; via the coding sequence ATGAAGAAACTAACAAAAAAGGAAGAGGAGCTGATGAAAATCCTCTGGAAACTGGAAAAAGCATTTGTAAAAGACATTGTTGAGTTGTATCCCGAGCCTAAACCACACTACAATACTATTTCGTCGTTGGTGCGTTTGTTGCAGGATAAAGGAGTGATAGGCTTTAAACAATACGGCAACACCTACCAGTATTTTCCGCTTATTTCGAAAGAAGACTACCGCCGCTCGTTTATGAACCAGGTGGTTAGCGATTATTTCGATAACTCGTACAAAAGTGCTGTGGCCTTTTTTGTAAAAGAGAAAAACCTGTCGGAAGAGGAGATAGACGAGTTGGTAAAACTGATAAAAGACAAAAAATAA
- a CDS encoding GNAT family N-acetyltransferase: MISVCQEQNTDCAIEVLRKIPELAEPIEKQNLTGRLKTDPIILVAYSGATAVGVKIGYCRYNDGSFYSWLGGVLPAYRNKGIAQRLNQKMEQMARDKGYTSMVLKTRNKFKPMLHFALKNGYSIVGFQEKDSILEHRILLSKKL, translated from the coding sequence ATGATTTCAGTTTGCCAGGAGCAAAATACCGATTGTGCAATTGAGGTATTGCGCAAAATTCCGGAATTAGCCGAGCCCATTGAAAAACAGAACTTAACGGGGCGCTTAAAAACCGATCCGATAATTCTGGTGGCCTACTCCGGTGCAACAGCCGTTGGCGTTAAAATCGGCTATTGTCGCTACAACGATGGTTCGTTTTATTCTTGGTTGGGCGGAGTGCTCCCTGCCTATCGAAACAAAGGAATTGCCCAACGGTTAAACCAGAAAATGGAGCAAATGGCCCGGGACAAAGGTTATACTTCAATGGTTTTAAAAACCCGCAACAAGTTCAAACCAATGCTACATTTTGCGCTAAAAAACGGGTACTCCATTGTTGGTTTTCAAGAAAAAGACAGCATTTTAGAACATCGTATCCTATTAAGTAAAAAGCTTTGA
- a CDS encoding TonB-dependent receptor, with translation MVLIGIKQNENNLKTAMKHLMKLVLSGLLLVGALAYAKADTPEKSTNPDDDGKGKIIGKIVDKESTSPMEFANIAVYTLTDSTLITGGITNENGEFEIADVAYGDYFLEANFIGFDKTNVNNIILDRGNRVYNIGAVSLSPSTVAIGAIDVVADRAAVEYKLDKKVVNVSQVISAVGGTAVDVLENTPSIQVDIEGNVSLRGSGNFTVLIDGRPSVLSGSDALRQIPSSAIENIEIITNPSAKYEPDGTAGIINLVMKKNSMNGLNGIVNASIGTGEKYRGDFMLNYRMEKLNLFFGADWRDEINNGEMKIRRETYYNDTTEFLNMDGDRNWIRGGHSFKAGTDWYLSNRSTLTFSGEVGVSERSNEGGGRTENFFIPAADHIYSISEETSVRKNDYYTLNMNFQQKFNDEGHRLEASAFYSNETGTDNETEGEILADADFIPSDDYLSRVSTFETEEEQDIRLKLDYTYPFSEDGRFEAGYQGRLESELEELEFRDFDQESGSWIINDEYSSATDFQRDIHAVYSTYSNKSGKLAYMAGLRGELTLREIQNSNATETSSLNRFDLFPTAHFSYQVNKTADLTASYSRRINRPSGRDLDPTPNYYNRYTIRFGNPDLKPEYTNSYEIGMLKRFGETRSYVSADLFRRVTNNKIDRTEERGDDGIFYLYTDNFDKDYATGVEFTGNLSYKEWLILNASVNVFNYKITGDLNGESIDQESTNWGGRMNTTFKFSPSSRFQVTAFFRGSSVSAQGETGAMFFTNFSYRQEFWNNKLAATVSFRDPFGTARFERTTYGDDFKSSFRMQREPRVVFLTLSYKINNFKEERRSNGGGDSGMDMGGGDF, from the coding sequence ATGGTCTTAATAGGTATAAAGCAGAATGAAAACAATTTAAAAACAGCAATGAAACACTTAATGAAACTGGTATTATCTGGCCTTCTTTTAGTTGGAGCGCTAGCTTATGCCAAAGCGGATACTCCGGAGAAATCAACAAATCCGGACGATGATGGGAAGGGGAAAATTATTGGAAAAATTGTAGATAAAGAATCGACAAGCCCCATGGAGTTTGCAAATATTGCCGTATACACCTTAACAGACTCTACTTTAATAACAGGAGGAATAACCAATGAAAATGGAGAATTTGAGATTGCAGATGTTGCCTACGGCGACTATTTTCTGGAAGCTAATTTTATCGGTTTCGATAAAACAAATGTAAATAATATTATCCTCGACCGGGGAAACCGGGTGTACAATATTGGCGCAGTTAGCCTTAGCCCTTCAACAGTAGCCATTGGTGCTATTGATGTGGTGGCCGACAGGGCAGCTGTAGAGTACAAGCTCGATAAAAAAGTAGTTAATGTTAGCCAGGTAATTAGCGCAGTGGGTGGCACTGCTGTTGATGTACTGGAGAATACACCATCCATTCAGGTTGATATCGAAGGCAATGTTTCGCTAAGAGGCTCGGGCAATTTTACCGTATTAATTGATGGTAGGCCGAGTGTTTTAAGCGGCAGCGATGCCTTACGCCAGATACCTTCATCGGCAATCGAGAATATCGAAATTATTACCAACCCGTCAGCAAAGTACGAACCCGATGGCACTGCAGGGATCATCAATCTTGTTATGAAAAAGAATTCGATGAACGGACTAAACGGCATTGTAAATGCCAGCATTGGAACAGGAGAAAAATACCGGGGCGATTTTATGCTCAACTATCGAATGGAAAAACTTAACCTGTTTTTTGGTGCCGACTGGCGAGACGAGATCAACAACGGAGAAATGAAAATCAGACGAGAAACGTATTACAACGATACTACCGAATTTTTAAATATGGATGGCGATCGCAACTGGATACGCGGTGGGCACAGCTTTAAAGCAGGTACCGATTGGTATTTGAGCAATCGTTCAACACTAACATTTTCGGGCGAAGTTGGTGTCTCTGAGCGCTCGAACGAAGGTGGTGGGCGTACCGAGAATTTTTTCATTCCAGCCGCCGATCATATCTATTCTATAAGTGAAGAAACTTCTGTTCGAAAAAATGATTACTATACCCTAAATATGAATTTTCAGCAAAAATTTAACGACGAAGGGCACCGCCTCGAGGCTTCAGCATTCTATTCAAACGAAACCGGAACAGATAATGAAACTGAAGGAGAAATTCTGGCTGATGCTGATTTTATCCCTTCTGATGACTATTTGTCGCGGGTGTCGACTTTTGAAACAGAGGAGGAGCAAGATATTCGTTTAAAGCTTGATTATACCTACCCGTTTAGTGAAGATGGCCGCTTTGAAGCCGGTTACCAGGGGCGTTTGGAAAGCGAACTTGAGGAACTGGAATTTCGTGATTTCGACCAGGAAAGTGGCTCGTGGATTATTAACGATGAATATTCAAGCGCTACCGATTTTCAACGCGATATTCATGCAGTATACTCTACTTACAGCAACAAAAGCGGGAAACTGGCATATATGGCCGGATTGCGCGGCGAACTAACGCTTCGTGAAATTCAAAATTCAAATGCCACTGAAACATCATCATTAAATCGCTTTGATTTGTTTCCTACGGCACATTTTTCGTATCAGGTAAATAAAACAGCCGACTTAACGGCCAGTTACAGCCGCCGGATAAACCGCCCTAGCGGTCGCGATTTGGATCCAACGCCCAATTACTACAACCGGTACACCATTCGTTTTGGTAATCCCGATTTAAAACCTGAGTATACCAATTCATACGAGATTGGTATGCTGAAGCGCTTTGGCGAAACCCGTTCGTATGTGTCGGCCGACCTGTTCAGAAGGGTTACCAACAATAAAATTGACCGAACCGAGGAACGGGGAGACGACGGCATATTTTACCTATACACCGATAATTTTGATAAAGATTATGCTACGGGTGTTGAGTTTACCGGTAACCTTAGCTATAAAGAATGGTTGATACTGAATGCCAGTGTTAATGTATTTAATTATAAAATTACCGGCGACCTGAATGGCGAATCGATTGACCAGGAAAGTACCAACTGGGGAGGAAGAATGAATACTACTTTTAAGTTCTCTCCAAGTTCTCGTTTTCAGGTTACAGCTTTCTTTCGCGGCTCGTCAGTTTCTGCACAGGGCGAAACCGGAGCCATGTTCTTTACCAATTTCTCGTACCGCCAGGAGTTTTGGAATAATAAACTGGCCGCAACAGTTAGTTTTCGCGATCCCTTTGGTACCGCTCGTTTTGAGCGAACCACCTATGGCGACGATTTCAAAAGTTCATTCCGCATGCAACGCGAACCACGTGTGGTGTTCTTAACACTGAGTTATAAAATAAATAACTTTAAAGAAGAGCGACGCAGTAACGGCGGAGGCGATAGCGGAATGGATATGGGTGGTGGCGATTTTTAG
- a CDS encoding CD225/dispanin family protein, with product MNDQVNQQQSPPPNYLVFAILVTIFCCQILGIVSIVFAAQVNSKFNAGDYQGALNASKNAKLWAWIGLASGLAVAIIFTLLSVFGVIAGLSLDALDF from the coding sequence ATGAATGATCAAGTCAATCAACAGCAATCTCCTCCGCCTAACTATTTGGTTTTTGCTATTCTTGTTACCATTTTTTGTTGCCAGATATTAGGAATTGTATCTATTGTTTTTGCAGCACAGGTAAACTCAAAATTTAATGCAGGCGATTACCAGGGTGCGCTTAACGCCAGTAAAAACGCAAAACTTTGGGCCTGGATTGGATTAGCAAGTGGCCTGGCAGTTGCTATTATTTTTACGCTATTATCGGTATTTGGCGTTATTGCAGGGCTATCGCTTGATGCCTTAGACTTTTAG
- a CDS encoding DUF2752 domain-containing protein — MKKSVNIILLLLIAGVAVLFFLLDPSKHEIFPTCLFYSLTGGYCPGCGSQRALHSLLHFNIAGVISYNFLFLPAALLILYHYVHPLLNKMLGWKLPNLFYKKQTPWIIFVVVILFWIARNLPFYPFNVLAPGIS, encoded by the coding sequence ATGAAAAAATCAGTAAATATTATACTGCTACTTCTAATTGCAGGAGTAGCAGTTCTTTTTTTCCTGCTCGACCCCTCGAAGCACGAGATTTTTCCAACATGCCTGTTTTATTCGCTAACCGGGGGTTATTGTCCGGGTTGTGGTTCGCAACGCGCACTTCACAGTTTATTACATTTTAATATTGCCGGGGTAATAAGTTACAATTTCTTGTTTTTACCTGCTGCTCTTCTGATTTTATACCACTACGTGCACCCACTGCTAAATAAAATGCTGGGCTGGAAACTGCCCAATTTATTCTATAAAAAGCAAACTCCATGGATTATTTTTGTTGTGGTGATTTTGTTTTGGATAGCCCGCAATCTTCCTTTTTATCCTTTTAATGTGCTCGCCCCGGGCATTAGCTAA
- a CDS encoding nucleoside 2-deoxyribosyltransferase, translating to MKIYFAGSIRGGRQDAKLYEQLIDYLKAFAEVLTEHVGDVALTSAGDDGPDDQFIHDRDLDWLKEADAVVAEVTTVSMGVGYEIGRAVEMKKPVLCLCKKGAKKPLSAMIAGCDELVVVYYSGFKEAKAAIKNFIKKVH from the coding sequence ATGAAAATTTATTTTGCCGGATCGATTCGCGGCGGGAGACAAGATGCCAAATTGTATGAACAGCTTATTGATTACCTGAAAGCTTTTGCCGAAGTGTTAACCGAACATGTTGGCGATGTGGCCTTAACAAGTGCGGGCGACGATGGCCCCGATGATCAGTTTATTCACGATAGAGATTTGGATTGGTTAAAAGAGGCTGATGCAGTGGTTGCTGAAGTAACAACAGTTTCAATGGGTGTTGGTTACGAAATTGGCCGTGCGGTTGAAATGAAAAAACCGGTACTTTGTTTGTGTAAAAAGGGTGCAAAAAAACCTTTGTCGGCAATGATAGCAGGTTGCGATGAATTGGTGGTGGTTTATTACAGCGGTTTTAAGGAGGCAAAAGCTGCCATAAAAAACTTCATAAAAAAAGTTCATTAA
- a CDS encoding mechanosensitive ion channel domain-containing protein, whose amino-acid sequence MKQVIKFIIPFLLLLLAVFFKFFIKEYELVNPSLIPFFNKAGSILLILSIAWASIVLLRAFKKVILAKLDTSQEDNLRERKFLTQFNIMESIIYFLIILIAIGTALMMFEEVRQLGISLFASAGVAGIIIGFAAQKLIATVLAGLQIAITQPIRLDDVVIIENEWGRIEEITLTYVVVKIWDQRRLVVPSTYFFEKPFQNWTRTSAEILGTVFLYTDYRVSFEALRKELTRLLENTPLWDKKVNVLQVTDAKEYGVEIRALVSAKDSPTAWDLRVYIREKMIDFIQQNYPESLPRTRVVFEDGEMKHNFTPHNNKTKN is encoded by the coding sequence ATGAAGCAAGTAATAAAGTTTATTATTCCGTTTTTACTGCTGCTTTTAGCGGTGTTTTTTAAGTTTTTTATAAAAGAATATGAGTTGGTTAATCCCAGCCTCATTCCGTTTTTTAACAAAGCAGGCTCAATTCTTTTAATTCTTAGTATTGCCTGGGCGTCAATAGTTTTGTTAAGGGCATTTAAAAAAGTTATTTTGGCAAAACTCGATACTTCGCAAGAAGATAACCTGCGCGAACGAAAGTTTCTCACCCAATTCAATATCATGGAAAGTATAATCTATTTTCTGATTATTTTAATTGCCATAGGAACTGCCCTGATGATGTTTGAGGAGGTGCGGCAATTGGGTATTAGTTTATTTGCTTCGGCAGGTGTGGCCGGTATAATTATTGGCTTTGCGGCACAAAAACTTATTGCAACCGTATTGGCGGGCTTACAAATTGCAATTACACAGCCTATTCGGCTTGATGATGTAGTGATTATTGAAAACGAGTGGGGAAGAATAGAAGAGATAACACTAACGTATGTAGTTGTAAAAATATGGGATCAGCGCCGTCTGGTAGTGCCATCTACCTATTTTTTTGAAAAACCTTTTCAAAACTGGACAAGAACGTCAGCAGAAATTTTAGGTACCGTATTTTTATATACCGACTATCGTGTTTCGTTTGAAGCTTTACGAAAGGAGTTGACACGTCTACTTGAAAACACGCCACTTTGGGACAAGAAAGTAAATGTGTTGCAGGTAACCGATGCCAAAGAATACGGAGTTGAAATAAGAGCCCTGGTAAGTGCTAAAGATTCGCCAACAGCATGGGATTTGCGGGTGTACATACGCGAAAAAATGATTGACTTTATTCAGCAAAATTACCCCGAGAGTTTACCTCGGACGCGTGTTGTGTTTGAAGATGGTGAAATGAAACACAATTTTACACCTCATAATAACAAAACCAAAAATTAG